Proteins encoded together in one Macadamia integrifolia cultivar HAES 741 chromosome 8, SCU_Mint_v3, whole genome shotgun sequence window:
- the LOC122087116 gene encoding FT-interacting protein 3: protein MMSNLKLGVEVVSAHDLMPKDGEGSASSFVELHFDTQKFRTTVKEKDLNPVWNESFYFNITDPTNLQNLTLDVYVYNNNKATHSRSFLGRVRVTGTSFVPYSDAVVLHYPLEKRGIFSRVKGELGLKVYVTDDPSIKSSIPLPAAESFPNSDSRSSQPQVQQQAQNAVPNPFSNEKAESRHTFHHLPKEHHHQQHSFPMTETQQSMKYSVDEMKAEPQQPKIVRMYSASSTQPVDYALKETSPFLGGGQIVGGRVIRADKPASTYDLVEQMQFLFVRVVKAHDLPSMDISGSLDPFVEVRVGNYKGVTRRFEKKQNPEWNEVFAFARDRMQSSVLEVVVKDKDLIKDDFVGFVRFDLNEVPTRVPPDSPLAPQWYRLEDKKGDKTKGELMLAVWIGTQADEAFPDAWHSDAVTPVDSSAAASTNIRSKVYHAPRLWYVRVNVIEAQDLVPTEKNRFPEVYVRVQIGNQVMKTKPVQARTMSPLWNEDLLFVAAEPFEDHLMLSVEDRVGPSKDEIIGRVIIPLNAIEKRADDRLIHTRWFNLEKPVAVDVDQLKKEKFSSRLHLRVCLDGGYHVLDESTHYSSDLRPTAKQLWKPSIGVLELGILNAEGIHPMKTRDGKGTSDTYCVAKYGHKWVRTRTIIDSLGPKYNEQYTWEVYDPATVLTVGVFDNGQLAEKGTNGNRDMKIGKVRIRISTLETGRVYTHSYPLLVLHPSGVKKMGELHLAIRFSCTSLVNMMYIYSRPLLPKMHYVRPLTVMQLDMLRHQAVSIVAARLNRAEPPLRKEVVEYMSDVDSHLWSMRRSKANFFRLMSVFSGLFAVGKWFGDVCMWKNPITTVLVHVLFVMLVCFPELILPTVFLYMFLIGIWNYRYRPRYPPHMNTRISHAEAVHPDELDEEFDTFPTSRNPELVRMRYDRLRSVAGRIQTVVGDVATQGERIQALLSWRDPRATAIFVMFCLIAALVLYVTPFQVVAVIAGFYLMRHPRFRHRLPGVPINFFRRLPARTDSML from the coding sequence GCCAGTTCTTTCGTAGAGCTCCACTTTGACACCCAGAAGTTCCGCACCACTGTGAAGGAAAAAGATCTGAACCCTGTTTGGAATGAAAGCTTTTATTTCAACATCACTGACCCGACCAACCTCCAGAACCTTACACTTGATGTCTAtgtctacaacaacaacaaagccacTCACTCCAGGTCATTCCTGGGGAGAGTCCGTGTTACTGGGACATCATTTGTGCCCTACTCTGATGCTGTTGTCTTGCACTACCCACTAGAAAAGCGTGGCATCTTCTCACGTGTTAAGGGAGAGCTTGGCTTGAAAGTCTATGTCACTGATGACCCCTCTATAAAATCCTCAATTCCACTTCCTGCTGCTGAATCCTTTCCAAATTCTGACTCGCGTTCGTCCCAACCTCAAGTGCAACAACAAGCTCAAAATGCAgtcccaaatccattctctaatgAGAAAGCTGAGTCAAGGCACACCTTCCATCATCTACCTAAAGAGCATCACCACCAACAACATTCTTTTCCGATGACGGAGACCCAACAATCAATGAAATATTCTGTTGATGAGATGAAAGCGGAGCCACAACAGCCAAAAATTGTTCGCATGTACTCAGCTTCATCAACCCAACCAGTTGACTATGCGCTGAAAGAGACTAGTCCATTCCTTGGAGGGGGACAGATTGTTGGTGGCCGTGTTATACGGGCTGATAAACCTGCCAGCACTTATGACCTAGTTGAACAGATGCAGTTCCTCTTTGTGCGAGTTGTCAAGGCCCATGACCTTCCTTCGATGGACATTTCAGGCAGTCTTGACCCATTCGTGGAGGTTAGGGTTGGGAATTACAAGGGGGTCACTAGGCGCTTTGAAAAAAAGCAAAACCCTGAATGGAACGAGGTATTTGCCTTTGCAAGGGACCGTATGCAATCATCTGTGCTAGAAGTTGTGGTGAAAGACAAGGATTTGATCAAAGATGACTTTGTTGGCTTTGTTAGATTTGACCTTAATGAGGTGCCAACGCGGGTCCCCCCAGATAGTCCACTGGCTCCACAGTGGTACCGGCTGGAGGACAAGAAAGGGGACAAGACAAAAGGTGAGCTGATGCTTGCTGTTTGGATTGGTACTCAAGCAGATGAAGCATTTCCTGATGCATGGCATTCTGATGCTGTAACACCTGTTGATAGCTCTGCTGCTGCCTCTACAAACATACGGTCTAAGGTCTACCATGCACCAAGGTTGTGGTATGTACGCGTCAATGTCATTGAGGCACAGGATTTGGTTCCAACTGAGAAGAATCGTTTCCCTGAAGTGTATGTCAGGGTACAGATTGGTAACCAGGTCATGAAAACAAAGCCTGTTCAGGCCCGGACAATGAGCCCGCTTTGGAATGAGGATCTATTGTTTGTTGCTGCAGAGCCCTTTGAGGACCATCTGATGCTTTCAGTTGAAGATCGAGTTGGTCCCAGCAAAGATGAGATCATTGGGAGGGTTATCATACCTTTGAATGCTATTGAGAAACGTGCTGATGACCGGTTGATCCACACACGTTGGTTCAATCTTGAAAAGCCAGTTGCTGTTGATGTGGATCAgttgaagaaggagaagttttcCAGTCGACTCCACCTCCGAGTCTGTCTTGATGGTGGTTACCATGTTCTTGATGAGTCAACACACTACAGCAGTGACCTTCGGCCCACTGCAAAGCAACTCTGGAAACCTTCAATTGGTGTTTTGGAACTTGGTATTTTGAATGCTGAGGGGATCCACCCAATGAAAACACGAGACGGCAAAGGTACATCAGACACATATTGTGTTGCGAAGTATGGTCATAAATGGGTGCGTACACGTACCATCATCGACAGCCTAGGTCCGAAGTACAATGAGCAATACACTTGGGAGGTCTATGATCCAGCTACAGTTCTTACTGTAGGTGTATTTGATAATGGCCAGCTAGCAGAGAAGGGTACAAATGGCAACAGGGACATGAAGATTGGGAAGGTACGAATACGTATATCAACGCTTGAGACTGGTCGCGTTTATACACACTCTTACCCATTGCTAGTCCTACATCCTTCTGGTGTTAAGAAGATGGGAGAGCTGCATTTAGCTATACGGTTTTCATGCACATCATTGGTGAACATGATGTACATATACTCACGCCCATTGTTGCCAAAGATGCATTATGTACGGCCATTGACAGTGATGCAGCTTGACATGCTCCGTCACCAGGCTGTGAGCATTGTGGCAGCCAGGCTAAACAGGGCAGAGCCCCCTCTTCGGAAGGAGGTGGTTGAGTACATGTCCGATGTGGATTCACACCTCTGGAGCATGCGGCGCAGCAAGGCTAACTTCTTTCGCCTAATGTCAGTGTTTTCGGGTTTGTTTGCAGTTGGTAAATGGTTTGGCGACGTGTGCATGTGGAAGAACCCTATAACCACGGTCCTTGTGCATGTTCTCTTTGTGATGCTTGTATGCTTCCCTGAATTGATACTTCCAACAGTGTTCCTTTATATGTTCTTAATAGGGATATGGAACTATCGGTACCGGCCACGGTATCCCCCACACATGAATACAAGGATCTCTCATGCAGAGGCAGTGCACCCTGATGAGCTTGATGAGGAATTTGACACTTTCCCAACATCCCGCAATCCAGAGCTTGTGCGAATGAGGTATGACAGGCTGAGAAGTGTGGCAGGGAGGATACAGACAGTGGTTGGGGATGTGGCAACCCAAGGGGAGCGGATCCAAGCACTATTGAGCTGGCGGGATCCTCGTGCCACAGCAATCTTCGTGATGTTCTGTCTCATTGCGGCACTAGTACTATATGTGACGCCTTTCCAGGTGGTGGCTGTTATTGCAGGCTTCTACTTGATGAGGCACCCAAGGTTCCGTCATAGGTTGCCGGGAGTGCCAATCAACTTCTTCCGTCGGCTGCCTGCCAGGACGGATAGTATGTTGTAA